The following DNA comes from Sediminitomix flava.
GACAAGCTGGTTCAGACGGTGCCGACCACATCGATGCAGCCACACTAAGAGGATTAGGGCCTGACCAAGTTTTACTTTTAGTAAACGGAAAAAGAAGACACACTTCATCTTATGTCAACCTACTAGGTACAAGAGGTAGAGGAGCAGTCTCTACTGACCTTAATACAATTCCTGTAGCAGCTATTGAAAGAATTGAAGTTCTAAGAGATGGTGCTGCAGCTCAATATGGCTCCGATGCCATTGCAGGGGTGATCAATATTGTTCTTAAAAAAGATACAGAAACAGGTTCCATTAACACAGGAATGGGCTTACACCAAGATGGTGATGGTGAAAGCTTGATGGTTAGTGGTAACTATGGTTGGAAACTAGGTAAAGAAGGTTATCTAAATGCCACTGCTGAAGTGAACAAAAGAGGAATGACCGATAGAGCTCCAGCAGGAGAAATGAGAAGAATTGGTGATGCTGATGTGTTAAACATTTCTTCAATGGTAAACGCCGAGCTTCCACTTTCAGAAAAAACATCCCTATATGCCTTTGGTGGAGTAAATTATAGAGATGCCATTTCAGGAGCTTGGGGTAGAGAAGCCGATGATGAAGATAGAAACATCATTGAAATCTATCCAAACGGATTTGTTCCAGACCTTCTATCCAATGTTTGGGATCATTCGATAGCCGTAGGAATTACTTCAGAAGTAAAAGGTTGGAATATTGATTTAGGACATACCCACGGATTCAATTCAATGGATTTCAACATTGACAATACCTTGAATGCATCTATGGGCGTGGATTCACCAACTTCTTTTTATGCAGGTAAATTTCATTATCAGCAGTTCGTAACCAATTTAGATGTAACTAAATACTTCGACCATATTTTGGAAGGCTTCAACTTGGCAATAGGTGCAATGCACAGAGCTGAAAACTATGCGATTTACCAAGGAGAGGAAGCCTCTTGGAAAGATTATGGCAACGGAAAAGCTGCTGGAGCACAAGGTTTCCCTGGTTACAGACCTGAAAATGAAGTGAACGAGTGGAGAAGTAACGTGGGTGTATATATCGATACAGAATTAGATATCACTAAAAAGTGGATGATTGGTGCCGCAGCCAGATATGAAAACTACAGTGATTTCGGCGGTACACTTACAGGCAAGTTTGTTACAAGATATACAGTTACAGACAACTGGACACTTAGAGGTGCTATCAGTTCTGGCTTCAGAGCACCATCTTTACAACAAGCATACTTCAACTCTACCTACACCGATTTTATTGGAGGAGAAGCTTCAGAAGTTGTTTTAGCTAGAAATGATTCTGAGTTGGCAAAAGCCTTAGGAATTCCAGAATTGAAAGAAGAGACTTCAGTAAACTATTCTTTAGGAACTACATGGGAGCCTCTTCCGAACCTAACCATTACAGCAGATGCTTATCTTATTGATATAAAAGATAGAATTGTATTGACAGGTTACTTCTCTGAAGATGATGAGGATATTTCTGAAATCATGCAAAGTATGGGTGTTTCTGAAGCAGCATTCTTCACCAATGCAATTGATACAAGAACTTACGGATTGGATGTGGTTACAACTTACAGCCTTCCAATCAAACAAAATAGCTTAGACTTCTCTTTAGCTGTTAACCACAATGTAACGGAAGTTCAAGCTGTAAAAACTTCAGACCAATTGATAGGAAAAGAAGATATCTACTTTGGAGAAAGAGAAAGATACTTCCAAGAGGGCTCAGCGCCACAATGGAAAGGTAACTTCTCTACCATCTTCAAAACTGAAAAATGGAATGCGATGGCTAGAGTCAACTACTTTGGTGCAGTAACGCTAGGTGGTTGGACAGAAGGATTTGTAATGAACTACGATCCGAAAGCCACAACAGATATTAGTTTCACTTATCATCCGACCGACAAATGGAACTGGACAGTAGGTGGAAGCAATATTTTCAATGTATATCCTGATAAGCAAGACCCTTACGAAACAGATAATGGTGGTTATTGGGACCCTGTACAAATGGGCTTCAATGGAGCTTATTGGTACACTAGAGTAAGCTACTCTTTCTAATAATTCCATTTCACTATTCAACAAAACCACAGACACAGACCTACTTTTAGGTTTGTGTCTTTTTTTATAATCTGTACTTTCTTAGCCATGATAAAACGAATACAGTGCAACCTGTTTGGATAAAGATCGTAATCGGAAAGGTTCTGACAGATGTACTACTTCTTCCAAAAAATTAAGGTAAAAGCCTACTTTTTTCCGCACCTTTGAAATAGCCAAAGACCTATATATGGCTTACTAACAATTAACCTATAAACCTAATACTATGCAGAAACTAGCTATGTCAATTATCCTATTACTTACTTTTTCATCTTGTGCAACAATGATCAACGGAGAGGATCAAGACATTCAGATCAAATCAGAAACACCCCATGCCAAGATCTTTGTAGATGGCAAATTCATTGGTGAAGACCAAGTGATGGCTCATCTCAGCAGAAAAAGTGACCATGTAGTAGAAATTAAGAAAACTGGATTTGAAGATCAAAAAATTGAGCTTCACAAACATGCTCAAGTAGAATGGGTCGTTTTTGATGCTTGCTTCAACTGGTTCGGTCTTTTGATTGATGGACCTTCGGGGGCTTGGAATGAGTTTGATGAAAAAGAAATTGTAGTCGAGCTTGCAAAGAAACAACAGCTTTAAGCTTTAGCTTCTTCATGGGCTATTTGATCCGATGTCAAGATTTTGGCATCGGTTATTTTTTACAACCGATTCTCCCCTCAAAACAATTCATCCTACTATATACCCGATTTATTATATTTTAAGACCTAACCTTCTTTCAGCTGACGTA
Coding sequences within:
- a CDS encoding TonB-dependent receptor; amino-acid sequence: MNTSRLNVLNSTVLRGTILLLMLCGNVRCWAANTAEAKTTNTFNTIESQIQGTVINELGEPMLGVAVTIHGTNTGTITDISGNFELSIPNFPSELNFSYIGYLPQSITIQAPTTNLQVQLQPDELKLDDVVVIGSRNANRALTETPVPVDVIALDEVTNSVGQVDLNQLLQFAVPSFNSNRQAGSDGADHIDAATLRGLGPDQVLLLVNGKRRHTSSYVNLLGTRGRGAVSTDLNTIPVAAIERIEVLRDGAAAQYGSDAIAGVINIVLKKDTETGSINTGMGLHQDGDGESLMVSGNYGWKLGKEGYLNATAEVNKRGMTDRAPAGEMRRIGDADVLNISSMVNAELPLSEKTSLYAFGGVNYRDAISGAWGREADDEDRNIIEIYPNGFVPDLLSNVWDHSIAVGITSEVKGWNIDLGHTHGFNSMDFNIDNTLNASMGVDSPTSFYAGKFHYQQFVTNLDVTKYFDHILEGFNLAIGAMHRAENYAIYQGEEASWKDYGNGKAAGAQGFPGYRPENEVNEWRSNVGVYIDTELDITKKWMIGAAARYENYSDFGGTLTGKFVTRYTVTDNWTLRGAISSGFRAPSLQQAYFNSTYTDFIGGEASEVVLARNDSELAKALGIPELKEETSVNYSLGTTWEPLPNLTITADAYLIDIKDRIVLTGYFSEDDEDISEIMQSMGVSEAAFFTNAIDTRTYGLDVVTTYSLPIKQNSLDFSLAVNHNVTEVQAVKTSDQLIGKEDIYFGERERYFQEGSAPQWKGNFSTIFKTEKWNAMARVNYFGAVTLGGWTEGFVMNYDPKATTDISFTYHPTDKWNWTVGGSNIFNVYPDKQDPYETDNGGYWDPVQMGFNGAYWYTRVSYSF